A portion of the Pagrus major chromosome 8, Pma_NU_1.0 genome contains these proteins:
- the cetp gene encoding cholesteryl ester transfer protein isoform X1 encodes MNTVNCKQSTGLKTSTDSQKGEISMRTMLREVFPTLLLLLLLLSVFGASQACLPDPASAYRFTGAVCRLTYPAAAVLNEKTTKVIEAAFQHARYPSMKGEKSLLFIGRVIYGLDNLEVHNLSIGRSEFELHPGEGIGMEITNVSAVFRGTIQYGYGSWLVNVKHSIDFEIESQIDLGINPKLYCGEGKVAADTSDCYLNFHKLRLHLQGDKEPNWLKRLFTDFITFTVKMAIKGQICKEINKLANILADFIQETAEHFLTDGDISVNIGITGPPVITANYIESYHKGLTNYNNTSAVINDSVFHPSQLTENRMLYFWLSDQVLNPLLTAAYKDGRFQLNISGAELTELFKTNLSSAMPECIRKCLLESASPELRVWSSSVPYLNISTLGMTVLVKASGQLHCGSQSAPTIFFETDVDLVVAASYADKKLLLQGSPSKVSVIQPEMLLQNQPLLNETQLEFLREAVEKIGIPKVLSVLEVELTGLLDKQGVNFFDIVNPEVLPRDGFVVISMDFGFPHHLLVEFLKKTLQ; translated from the exons ATGAACACAGTGAACTGCAAACAGTCCACAGGTTTAAAAACCTCAACTGACTCTCAGAAGGGTGAAATATCCATGCGCACAATGCTTCGAGAGGTGTTCCCAacgctgctgctcctgctgctgctcctatCTGTGTTCGGGGCGTCCCAAGCCTGCCTGCCGGACCCAGCTTCAGCCTACAGATTCACCGGAGCTGTATGTCGACTCACCTaccctgcagctgctgtgt TGAATGAGAAAACCACTAAAGTGATTGAAGCGGCGTTCCAGCATGCCAGATACCCAAGTATGAAAGGAGAGAAATCCCTGCTCTTTATAGGCAGAGTCATATATGGCCTGGACAA TTTGGAGGTCCACAACCTGTCGATTGGTCGCAGTGAATTTGAACTGCATCCAGGCGAAGGCATCGGCATGGAAATAACCAATGTGTCCGCAGTCTTCAGAGGAACCATCCAGTACGGATATGGCAGctggct TGTCAACGTTAAGCATTCAATTGACTTTGAAATTGAGTCTCAGATTGATCTTGGAATCAACCCCAAACTTT ACTGTGGAGAAGGGAAGGTAGCAGCAGACACATCAGACTGTTATCTGAATTTTCACAAGCTCCGCCTTCATCTGCAGGGCGATAAAGA ACCAAACTGGCTGAAAAGGCTCTTCACCGACTTCATCACCTTCACTGTCAAAATGGCCATAAAGGGACAG ATTTGTAAGGAGATCAACAAGTTGGCAAATATACTGGCTGACTTTATACAAGAAACAGCag AGCATTTCCTCACTGATGGAGACATCAGTGTAAATATTGGTATAACTGGTCCTCCTGTCATCACTGCTAACTACATAGAATCATACCACAAG GGGCTgaccaactacaacaacacttCTGCTGTCATCAATGATTCTGTTTTTCACCCCAGTCAGCTGACTGAAAACAGAATGCTCTACTTCTGGTTGTCAG ACCAGGTATTGAACCCCTTGCTTACTGCTGCTTACAAAGATGGTCGTTTCCAACTCAACATCTCTGGAGCAGAGCTCACT GAACTTTTCAAGACAAATCTCTCCAGTGCCATGCCTGAATGTATTAGAAAG tgTCTCCTGGAATCAGCTTCTCCAGAGCTAAGAGTGTGGAGTTCATCTGTTCCCTACCTAAACATCTCCACCTTGGGTATGACCGTCTTGGTAAAGGCTTCTGGGCAGCTCCACTGTGGGAGTCAAAGCGCACCAACAATCTTCTTTGAAACG GATGTGGACTTGGTCGTCGCAGCTTCCTACGCTGACAAGAAACTCCTCCTGCAGGGTAGCCCATCAAA gGTTTCTGTAATCCAACCTGAGATGCTCTTACAAAATCAGCCG ttgttgaatgagacacagttgGAGTTCCTAAGAGAAGCTGTGGAGAAGATAGGCATTCCTAAAGTCCTGTCTG TTCTTGAAGTTGAGCTGACCGGGTTATTGGACAAGCAGGGAGTGAACTTCTTCGACATCGTTAACCCAGAGGTGCTTCCTCGAGAT GGCTTTGTGGTGATTTCGATGGATTTTGGTTTCCCTCATCACCTCCTGGTTGAGTTCCTCAAGAAGACACTACAGTAA
- the cetp gene encoding cholesteryl ester transfer protein isoform X2, whose protein sequence is MNTVNCKQSTGLKTSTDSQKGEISMRTMLREVFPTLLLLLLLLSVFGASQACLPDPASAYRFTGAVCRLTYPAAAVLNEKTTKVIEAAFQHARYPSMKGEKSLLFIGRVIYGLDNLEVHNLSIGRSEFELHPGEGIGMEITNVSAVFRGTIQYGYGSWLVNVKHSIDFEIESQIDLGINPKLYCGEGKVAADTSDCYLNFHKLRLHLQGDKEPNWLKRLFTDFITFTVKMAIKGQICKEINKLANILADFIQETAEHFLTDGDISVNIGITGPPVITANYIESYHKGLTNYNNTSAVINDSVFHPSQLTENRMLYFWLSDQVLNPLLTAAYKDGRFQLNISGAELTELFKTNLSSAMPECIRKCLLESASPELRVWSSSVPYLNISTLGMTVLVKASGQLHCGSQSAPTIFFETDVDLVVAASYADKKLLLQGSPSKVSVIQPEMLLQNQPGQHQEDFLPESFKIKVLLPKTAQIDRIF, encoded by the exons ATGAACACAGTGAACTGCAAACAGTCCACAGGTTTAAAAACCTCAACTGACTCTCAGAAGGGTGAAATATCCATGCGCACAATGCTTCGAGAGGTGTTCCCAacgctgctgctcctgctgctgctcctatCTGTGTTCGGGGCGTCCCAAGCCTGCCTGCCGGACCCAGCTTCAGCCTACAGATTCACCGGAGCTGTATGTCGACTCACCTaccctgcagctgctgtgt TGAATGAGAAAACCACTAAAGTGATTGAAGCGGCGTTCCAGCATGCCAGATACCCAAGTATGAAAGGAGAGAAATCCCTGCTCTTTATAGGCAGAGTCATATATGGCCTGGACAA TTTGGAGGTCCACAACCTGTCGATTGGTCGCAGTGAATTTGAACTGCATCCAGGCGAAGGCATCGGCATGGAAATAACCAATGTGTCCGCAGTCTTCAGAGGAACCATCCAGTACGGATATGGCAGctggct TGTCAACGTTAAGCATTCAATTGACTTTGAAATTGAGTCTCAGATTGATCTTGGAATCAACCCCAAACTTT ACTGTGGAGAAGGGAAGGTAGCAGCAGACACATCAGACTGTTATCTGAATTTTCACAAGCTCCGCCTTCATCTGCAGGGCGATAAAGA ACCAAACTGGCTGAAAAGGCTCTTCACCGACTTCATCACCTTCACTGTCAAAATGGCCATAAAGGGACAG ATTTGTAAGGAGATCAACAAGTTGGCAAATATACTGGCTGACTTTATACAAGAAACAGCag AGCATTTCCTCACTGATGGAGACATCAGTGTAAATATTGGTATAACTGGTCCTCCTGTCATCACTGCTAACTACATAGAATCATACCACAAG GGGCTgaccaactacaacaacacttCTGCTGTCATCAATGATTCTGTTTTTCACCCCAGTCAGCTGACTGAAAACAGAATGCTCTACTTCTGGTTGTCAG ACCAGGTATTGAACCCCTTGCTTACTGCTGCTTACAAAGATGGTCGTTTCCAACTCAACATCTCTGGAGCAGAGCTCACT GAACTTTTCAAGACAAATCTCTCCAGTGCCATGCCTGAATGTATTAGAAAG tgTCTCCTGGAATCAGCTTCTCCAGAGCTAAGAGTGTGGAGTTCATCTGTTCCCTACCTAAACATCTCCACCTTGGGTATGACCGTCTTGGTAAAGGCTTCTGGGCAGCTCCACTGTGGGAGTCAAAGCGCACCAACAATCTTCTTTGAAACG GATGTGGACTTGGTCGTCGCAGCTTCCTACGCTGACAAGAAACTCCTCCTGCAGGGTAGCCCATCAAA gGTTTCTGTAATCCAACCTGAGATGCTCTTACAAAATCAGCCG GGACAACATCAGGAAGACTTCCTGCCAgaatccttcaaaataaaagtgctcCTCCCAAAAACTGCACAAATTGACCGTATTTTTTGA